The sequence AGTTTCTCAAGCTTAATCGTGTGTCGACACATGTTAACCTCTTTCCATGTGTTCCCCAATCACTCGCCCTTCAGCTCATCAGTTTTGAAGCCTAGCTAGGAATGTGACGCATGCACCACCATCAATTAAGTTTGATGGAGCCGCTTTTGGTTGATCTCTGGTGCGCCTGTGTTTCGAGTGTCTTCCTTTTTCTTATTGGGAGGATGCAAAAGCGCATGCAACTGGAGATTTAATTAGTGCATGCAAAGCATGGCAGGATCTTGTAAGCTGGGGGAGGCGTTGTACTTGCAAGTTGTCTCCTGGGCCACCAAGCTCAGGAATCTCTCCCATTTGATATTATTTCTTGTCCTTCTCCTCCTACCGCAGTTGCGTTTATCAGCTCAATGGACATTCATAGCTTGTTTTCCTCTTGCTGCTGAAGCAACAGCTTTAACTTCCCATTTTTATGTGGGAATTTGATACAGTACCACTCTCTCCATCTCTCAGATAAAAACCCTAATGCTCAACACACTCCTCTCTTCCCCTCCCTAAATTATTCTGCCCATAGCAATTAACTTCAAAGCACCACTTACCTTTTCACACATGTTATACCTGAAGAGAATCAACTAGAacaagacctctctctctctctctctctcttcaactgCACCAAGTCTTCCTTTCCATATTATTTCATGTATCCACTTGCCGTACGACTTCTCCCCCCATGACTACAAGTTATACCAGTAGTAGCCTTTTCTCTCCGAGAAGAAACGGAAAAGAGAAGGCAACCGATCGGTCCTGTTGAGTTGGTAGCTGATGGATTCTGAAACATACTGTTAGTCTTCTGTCCTTcatgcttcctttttctttcttttactccTCATCTTTATCCTGTGCGGAAACATGTAGCCATGTAAGATTGTTTAGGTTCACCATCACTTCTTCCAAATATTTGATGCCCCTCTGTGTTCTTACAAAGATGAGAACGAAGGGGAATGAAGCATAGATCTCTACAGCAGCAGCAACATACAAAAGACGATTAGTCTAACGAGCAAGCTGGCGAATCACTGGTGGGAAGGGCCTTTAGGCCTTCCGGGAGCCGATCCGGCGGCCTCGGTTCACAAGAACCCTAACCAGGACGCAACGCCAAAGGAATCCGACCCTAATTCTTCGTCCGCCAACGAAGAAGAAAAGGACAACGACGGGGAGCCGAGAGAAGGCGCGGTCGTGCCGAGCAGCCGGCGTCGACGCGGCCGTCCACCAGGGTCCAAGAACAAGCCCAAACCCCCCATCTTCGTGACCCGCGACAGCCCCAGCGCCCTCCGCAGCCACGTCATGGAGGTCTCAGGGGGCGCGGACGTGGCCGACTCGATCGCCCAGTTCGCGCGCCGCCGCCAGCGCGCCGTCTGCGTGCTCAGCGGTTCCGGCACCGTCGTCAACGTCGCGCTCCGCCAGCCTGCTGCCCCGGGCGCGGCCGTCGCCCTCCGTGGCCGGTTCGAGATCCTCTCTGTGACCGGCACGTTCCTGCCGGGTCCGGGTCCGGGCCCGTCCCCGCCGGGGTCGACCGGGTTAACGGTTTATCTGGCAGGCGGGCAGGGTCAGGTGGTGGGCGGCAGCGTCGTGGGGCCGCTGATAGCGGCAGGGCCGGTGATGGTCATGGCGTCCACGTTCGCGAACGCTACTTATGAGAGGTTGCCGCTtgttgaggaagaggaggaaggcccAGACAGTGGCGGTGGTGCCACGGGACAGTTGCCCGGTGGAGCACCGCAGCTGATGGCCGGGGGCGGGGGATCAGGAGGACTGCCGGACCCCTCGGCGTTGCCCATTCTCAACTTGCCGCCGAACTTAGCACCCAACGTCGCACACGTGGGGCATGAGCCCTTCGGGTGGGCTCATGCGCGGGCGCCATTCTAGGAGGACAAGATGAGCTCTCATTTCTAttttatatatacattatatatatatatatataatataatatgtcaCATGAAGTCTGTAATTGTACCAGTAATGATCTGTGTGCTTCATCCGAAATAGAATTGTCCTCTAATATGCTAATGATGTTGATGATTGTGGAGAAGGTAGTAGCATCGTCTGTGAAGCATGGTTTGGATGACAAGGAACATTGCTACTAATCTTgttaaaatgattttatgttagtGGTTCCTTTATCGACAACTGCACTTGTGATGCATGATTGATAGAAAGTACATGTCTTTATTTGTACAATGTTGCAGTGAAAAAATCTTGGGATTTCTTTGACAATTTCTGTAGAAAAGTAATATTCATTCTTTCTCTGAATACTTGGTATGAAATTTCAATTGACCACCAATTAAAAATAAGGATGATCTGTTtactgtatgtatgtatgtatgctatTTCTTTTCCTCGAACGATTTCATGATCTGTTTACGAATTTTGATTTAATATCATAAAGATTTATCTATATAAAAAACAACATCAAGAGaggaaatcaatcaatcaatcaatcaaatttATCTTATTGATAGATCGACTAAATTGCCAAGTCGCTTTGAGTCAACGCAGGTGTGGGGAGGAGGAACTCATCATTGGGCCAAACGAAAGGGACAAATCGAACTCTTCCCGGACTACAATTTTGTTGGGTTATGGTCTGATGTTGGTGAGTGGGTTTCGATTAGCGGTAAATGTCTTCGCccgattaattggttgtcatctctGCAATACATTCATTCATATTGACTGACCTAAACCCGTACGCAATATTTTACATTTCAATTCTaaacattttattattattttttgtgtaGATTGATTAGCTTTGCTTTATCTCCAACCTAATGAAACAGAATAGATACACTGCATTaagtagggttagggttagggttagggttagggttagggttaggcccCCAAAACTTGATGGTGACCTTCTAAACCCACAAAAGTCAATCAAGTTGTCGCTTGTCAGAAGCTTTCTCCTTTAAGCTGATCTCATTTGCTTGTTAGGTCTCGTAATCTACCCACTAAATTAATAATCTTGGACATTGCAATCACATCATCCATCCATCCCCTTCTTCGCCGCTGCACGAATCCCAACAGGGAAAGAAAGATGCAGTCCGAGTGACCTCCTCCTGCATTTGAGCAATTGCTTCTCACCTCCTTCCAACTCCATCAACCCTCTCGTCTCTCTCTGCACTTCACTCCACCCCAGTAGTGGTTGGTTGGACAAGCGCAAGGTTCGGTCACAGACCACTCCCCAACCCCGTCTGCCTGCCTACACCACAAAAGATTACACTAATGTGTCTCTCTCTAATCAAAGAAGCTTAGCCCACACCATACACATCTCTCGTTGGGGGTGCAAAGCTGCAAGTGACATGTTCAAGTCCAAGTCCCAAGTTGTGATGCTAAACTAATAGATATTGTACAACTAAATATGAACTTGCAGATTGATGATACCAAAACAGGACCTGACCGTCCAGTAATACATTAACTTCTTGTAGTCTACATACACTCTACTCAGCTTTGCTCGTCTTGTAGCTAAGTCAGATGACACACTTATTAGATTCTTAAAACTTCCAAGTACAGATCATTTTAATGCAAAATCTTGATCCATAAACTATCAAGGAGTAGTGTCAATTAAATTGAACATCCGAGACAATGGACATGGATTCTTGCTTGAGGTAGCTCTCTATCAAAGTAATCGGAAATAACAATGTCAGATAAATGCAAAGAGTACCTCAAATTTACCTGCTATCTCCATCCAAGCATTTCAAAGAATGCAACTGACTTCCCTTCCTAGGTATACCATCAATTTAGTTGATTCCAACGCAAACAGCATTTCGAGTTGTAAGTGCTCTTAGGAGCTCTCGTTCTAGTTCTGGTAGCACCACCGGTTTCCTGATGAGACCGTTCATCCCTGACTTCACACATCTCTCCCAAACATGTTCCTCGGTGCTTGCCGTCAAAGCAACGATCAAAGGGCGGCATCCGGTTCTCATGTCCCGTACCTTGGTGGCAACTTCATAGCCATTCATCATGGGCATGTTGAGGTCCAAAACAACAAGTTGGAACTGCGTTCCGGAGGTGCCAATGGAGCTCAAGCATTCAGCCCCTGTCGAAAGAGGAGAGACGCAACACCCCAGCTTTTCGAGAAGCTTGTGTGTTACCTTTCTGTTGATTCCATcatcatcaactagtaaaacctgAAGGCCTtctaaaagagaagaagaagaagaatgatgaCGGCGCTCCAAAGGTCCTTCTAAATCAGAAATCGGCATGGGAGGTTGCAGCGGCAAGCGGAGAAGTAGTGTCACGCACTCAGGTAGACCATGGCAACTTGGAATAATGTAGATGTTCCCCTGCATCAGCTGCAGAATACACCCATTAGATTAGTGCCAAGAAACATTAATTAACAATCTGGATTCCAGGTAATGTGTTTCACACATCGCGAACGAATCTTTACAAGGTGATGGAAGGAGTATCATGTCTGAAATCTACGCAAATATGAGTTCAGGTTCAAGCATTTGATGATTTCAGGTTCAAAAAGCTGATAATGCGGTGTAATTCTACCTTAATAATATGAGGGAATCAAAACTACTAATATCGATCTTCCTTTTGATCAATTACCATAGACACCTTACTTCCTGTTGCATTTGTTCCACCAAAGGAAATCGACACCTTACTTCCTGTTGCATTTGTTCCACCAAAGGAAATCGCTACCTCAAGGTAGAGCATAGAcaataataattaactaatttCTAAGTAGAACAATCATTGAAACCAAGAAATTGAGTAGTTTAAGTAGCTTGTAAGACTGCAAACAAGTCATAATTAAAAACAATGTTCGGAAGCTAATTACATATCCGGTATTTAAATCGAATGAAAAGGAAAGGATTGAAGTGGAGATACCTGCACAAGCTTTTTACACATACCGAGGCTGAAAAAACCCGTATCGAACCCCTCTCCATTTTGCTTCCTGTCATGCTGCACTGATGAGCTTGAATTAGAACATAATGATTTTCTGATCGCCATCTCAAATTTCACACAACTATTGACATTTGAAAATTTGGACCTCCAAACCCATCTCTGATCTCGCAGGTTCTCGAGTTCGGAATCACTCCAAACACGCAGTGTCATACATCCTCCATTGGATCCGTTCAACAAACCACCAATAATGTGCAATAGTACATGAAGAATCCGCCTCTCATCACCGATAACTTGATCAAGAAACTTATTCTCGACCTGAAACCCAAAACCAAACCCCCTACTGTCACAAAGACACCTAGCAATGCAAGCAGCTTCCTTGATCAACGGCTGCAGCTGGAACGACTTCATCTCCAAAGTAAAGTGTTCGCTGTTGATCTCCAACGTATCATTGATCAAAGCTGAA comes from Musa acuminata AAA Group cultivar baxijiao chromosome BXJ3-3, Cavendish_Baxijiao_AAA, whole genome shotgun sequence and encodes:
- the LOC135633931 gene encoding AT-hook motif nuclear-localized protein 20-like gives rise to the protein SIDLYSSSNIQKTISLTSKLANHWWEGPLGLPGADPAASVHKNPNQDATPKESDPNSSSANEEEKDNDGEPREGAVVPSSRRRRGRPPGSKNKPKPPIFVTRDSPSALRSHVMEVSGGADVADSIAQFARRRQRAVCVLSGSGTVVNVALRQPAAPGAAVALRGRFEILSVTGTFLPGPGPGPSPPGSTGLTVYLAGGQGQVVGGSVVGPLIAAGPVMVMASTFANATYERLPLVEEEEEGPDSGGGATGQLPGGAPQLMAGGGGSGGLPDPSALPILNLPPNLAPNVAHVGHEPFGWAHARAPF